One part of the Sorangiineae bacterium MSr11954 genome encodes these proteins:
- a CDS encoding MmcQ/YjbR family DNA-binding protein has translation MRPNRLERLRSICLALPEATEKEAWGDPTWRVRDRIFAMQKGNFEGGRPSVWLKAPDGAQRMLVSARPEVIFIPPYVGHKGWIGVYLDGKSIDWGELAALIEDSYRLIAPKRIAASLDAPPKRRT, from the coding sequence GTGCGCCCCAACCGACTCGAGCGACTTCGATCCATCTGCCTGGCCCTCCCCGAGGCCACCGAAAAAGAAGCGTGGGGCGATCCCACCTGGCGCGTGCGCGATCGCATCTTTGCCATGCAAAAGGGGAACTTCGAGGGCGGCCGACCTTCCGTATGGCTCAAAGCGCCCGACGGCGCGCAACGCATGCTGGTGTCGGCTCGGCCGGAGGTGATCTTCATCCCGCCCTATGTGGGGCACAAAGGGTGGATCGGCGTTTACCTGGACGGAAAGAGCATCGATTGGGGGGAGCTCGCGGCGCTGATCGAAGATAGCTATCGGCTCATCGCCCCCAAACGGATCGCGGCCAGCCTCGATGCTCCCCCGAAGCGCCGCACGTGA
- a CDS encoding dihydrofolate reductase family protein, with protein sequence MRKLVVATLLTLDGVMEAPGGEPGHPHTGWAHPFMGTDEVAHKCAEALEAGSLLLGRITYESFAEGWSARSGVFADKMNAMPKHVVSTTLENPEWSPTTVIRGNVASAVTRLKSEDGGPILVAGSRTLVHTLMEHDLVDEYRLTIFPVFVGSGRRLFPDALRAKKATLRLASTLAFTSGVVVNTYRPSREG encoded by the coding sequence GTGAGAAAGCTGGTCGTCGCCACCTTGCTCACCTTGGACGGCGTGATGGAGGCGCCCGGCGGTGAGCCCGGCCATCCGCACACCGGTTGGGCGCACCCATTCATGGGCACCGACGAAGTCGCCCATAAGTGCGCCGAGGCGCTCGAGGCCGGATCCTTGCTCCTCGGCCGCATCACGTACGAGTCCTTCGCCGAAGGCTGGTCGGCGCGCTCGGGTGTATTTGCCGACAAGATGAACGCGATGCCCAAGCACGTGGTCTCCACCACCTTGGAGAACCCGGAGTGGAGCCCGACCACCGTCATCCGAGGCAATGTCGCTTCCGCGGTGACCCGGTTGAAATCGGAAGACGGCGGCCCCATTTTGGTCGCCGGCAGCCGCACCCTGGTGCACACGCTCATGGAGCACGATCTCGTCGACGAGTACCGCCTGACGATCTTCCCGGTCTTCGTGGGATCCGGCCGGCGCTTGTTCCCCGACGCGCTGCGCGCGAAGAAGGCCACGCTGCGGCTGGCGAGCACCTTGGCGTTCACCTCCGGCGTGGTGGTGAACACCTATCGACCCAGCCGCGAGGGCTGA
- a CDS encoding CehA/McbA family metallohydrolase yields the protein MNGRSRATGPLVAVASLGMVAAILVTTDRAAASPDSGDSAFSNDSSSSNPSNQGVVPEEVRVETGRFEPGAPDWAYVPVDVPAGVREIAVRYTYDKPAPPPGAAGNALDIGIFDADGHDLDDAAGFRGWSGGARDSFTISRGSATPGYLPGPIRPGRWHVILGPYTVAPQGMNWRVEITLRFGDPGPAFVPRYSPSRVPGRGFGWYRGDLHLHTVHSDGKRLPAEVAAGARERKLDFFVSTEHNTTSANAVWGDVAGSDLLIVSGEEVTTRNGHLVAAGIGPNQWIDWRYRAEDAQLARFVGKIHRGGGLAIAAHPYCPFVGCDWKFGYADVDAIELWNGPWTGDDALAVALWDGMLRDYVQRKGPRRWMPAVGSSDAHREPQIIGLPQTVVQARSLSRQGILDGVGAGTSWLAESADVALEMSARAGIFEAGIGERLLAFPHTNIGVEVKVAGVPGTTVRLITDRGEVHAVPVPASGTASFTWRTVAREAAYVRAEVRRPVPTESTPDTLVALSNPIFLGWR from the coding sequence ATGAATGGACGCTCACGGGCCACGGGACCGCTCGTCGCCGTCGCTTCGTTGGGGATGGTTGCGGCGATCTTGGTGACGACCGATCGCGCGGCGGCGTCTCCCGATTCGGGCGATTCGGCCTTTTCGAACGATTCGAGCTCATCGAACCCATCGAACCAGGGCGTGGTGCCCGAGGAGGTTCGGGTGGAGACGGGCCGCTTCGAGCCGGGCGCGCCGGATTGGGCCTATGTGCCGGTCGACGTCCCGGCGGGGGTGCGTGAAATCGCAGTTCGCTATACGTACGATAAGCCGGCCCCGCCGCCCGGCGCGGCGGGCAATGCGCTCGACATCGGCATCTTCGATGCGGATGGCCACGATCTCGACGACGCGGCCGGCTTCCGCGGCTGGTCGGGCGGCGCGCGCGACAGCTTTACGATCAGCCGCGGCAGCGCCACCCCCGGCTATTTGCCGGGCCCCATTCGCCCCGGGCGCTGGCACGTCATTTTGGGCCCTTACACCGTGGCCCCGCAAGGCATGAACTGGCGCGTGGAGATCACGTTGCGCTTCGGCGATCCGGGGCCGGCGTTCGTTCCTCGCTACAGCCCCTCGCGCGTCCCCGGCCGCGGCTTCGGCTGGTACCGCGGCGATCTGCATTTGCACACCGTGCACTCCGACGGCAAGCGGCTCCCCGCGGAGGTGGCGGCCGGCGCGCGGGAGCGCAAGCTCGACTTCTTCGTCTCCACCGAGCACAACACCACCAGCGCCAACGCCGTTTGGGGCGATGTCGCGGGCTCGGATCTCCTCATCGTGAGCGGTGAAGAGGTGACCACGCGCAACGGCCACCTCGTGGCCGCCGGGATCGGGCCCAATCAATGGATCGATTGGCGCTACCGCGCCGAGGACGCGCAGCTCGCGCGGTTCGTGGGCAAAATCCACCGGGGCGGCGGGCTCGCCATCGCGGCGCACCCGTACTGTCCGTTCGTGGGCTGCGACTGGAAGTTCGGATATGCCGACGTGGACGCGATCGAACTCTGGAATGGCCCTTGGACGGGCGACGACGCCCTGGCCGTCGCGCTCTGGGACGGGATGCTGCGCGACTACGTGCAGCGCAAAGGCCCGCGCCGCTGGATGCCCGCGGTCGGCAGCAGCGATGCGCACCGCGAGCCGCAGATCATCGGGCTCCCGCAGACGGTGGTGCAGGCCCGCAGCCTGAGCCGCCAAGGCATCCTCGACGGGGTCGGGGCCGGAACGAGCTGGCTCGCCGAGTCGGCCGACGTCGCGCTCGAGATGAGCGCCCGCGCCGGGATCTTCGAGGCCGGCATCGGCGAGCGCCTGCTGGCCTTCCCGCATACGAACATCGGTGTCGAGGTGAAGGTGGCGGGGGTCCCCGGCACCACCGTTCGCCTGATCACCGATCGCGGCGAGGTCCACGCGGTCCCCGTCCCTGCCTCCGGCACCGCCTCGTTCACGTGGCGCACGGTCGCGCGCGAAGCGGCCTATGTGCGCGCGGAGGTGCGGCGGCCGGTCCCGACCGAGAGCACCCCCGATACGCTCGTTGCGCTCTCCAACCCGATCTTCCTCGGGTGGAGATGA
- a CDS encoding SGNH/GDSL hydrolase family protein, giving the protein MKSIAFLPLALMVVGCAAEYGENVGESESELAPGVYAALGDSYSSGLGTRQYVDEGCKRSVQAFGPQIAAARGYELKHVACSGARVHDVRNNQLSALSSATTLVTISVGGNDAGFADVITACAKPWPTTCWGNIDNSKNFIRNQLPGLLDSLYADIRARAPKAKVVVVGYPRIFNGEECNLFARISPGEQAELNNTANLLSDAIGSVARAHGFTYADPRAIFTGHAVCDDVEWVNGLSNPISESYHPNRSGHDNYASLILSLL; this is encoded by the coding sequence ATGAAGAGCATCGCGTTTTTGCCATTGGCATTGATGGTGGTGGGATGCGCAGCCGAGTACGGTGAGAATGTTGGGGAATCGGAGAGCGAGCTCGCCCCGGGAGTGTACGCGGCCCTCGGTGATTCGTATTCGTCCGGTCTCGGCACCCGCCAGTACGTCGACGAGGGGTGCAAGCGCTCGGTCCAAGCCTTCGGCCCCCAAATCGCGGCGGCTCGAGGCTACGAGCTAAAACACGTGGCGTGTTCGGGGGCGCGCGTTCACGATGTGCGCAACAATCAGCTGAGCGCCCTCTCGAGCGCCACCACCTTGGTGACCATTTCGGTCGGCGGCAACGACGCGGGCTTCGCCGACGTCATCACCGCGTGCGCAAAGCCCTGGCCGACCACGTGCTGGGGCAATATCGATAATTCCAAAAACTTCATCCGCAACCAGCTACCGGGTCTGCTCGACAGCCTCTACGCGGACATTCGCGCGCGCGCGCCCAAGGCCAAGGTGGTGGTCGTCGGCTATCCCCGGATCTTCAATGGCGAGGAGTGCAACCTGTTCGCGCGCATCAGCCCAGGCGAGCAGGCAGAGCTGAACAACACCGCCAACCTCCTCTCGGACGCCATCGGCAGCGTCGCGCGCGCGCACGGCTTCACCTACGCCGATCCCCGCGCGATCTTCACCGGCCACGCCGTCTGCGACGACGTGGAATGGGTCAATGGCCTCTCCAATCCCATCTCCGAATCCTACCACCCCAATCGCTCCGGCCACGACAACTACGCCTCGTTGATCCTGTCGCTCCTCTGA
- a CDS encoding DMT family transporter — protein MMGRSTDWLLALAGGALLAVMIDFNSLMAKHSTPVLASWIAHGIGSVAALALVLLGSQFFRRAKDGAARTKGPPWAYLGGVPGALTVVLAAIAVNSRLALSGTLALMLVGQVLFGIVCDRFGLFGIAKRKLVLTDFYVVVSILAGSALLIFFRS, from the coding sequence ATGATGGGACGCTCGACCGACTGGCTCCTCGCGCTCGCGGGGGGTGCGCTGCTTGCGGTGATGATTGATTTCAACAGCCTCATGGCCAAGCACAGCACCCCCGTGCTCGCCTCGTGGATCGCGCACGGCATTGGCTCGGTGGCCGCGCTCGCGCTGGTCCTTTTAGGGTCGCAATTCTTTCGCCGGGCGAAGGACGGGGCCGCGCGCACCAAGGGACCTCCGTGGGCCTACTTGGGGGGTGTGCCGGGGGCCTTGACGGTGGTGCTGGCGGCGATCGCGGTGAACAGCCGTCTGGCGCTCTCCGGCACCCTGGCGCTCATGCTGGTGGGCCAAGTGCTCTTCGGGATCGTCTGCGACCGCTTCGGGCTCTTTGGGATCGCGAAACGAAAGCTCGTCCTCACGGATTTCTATGTGGTGGTCTCCATCCTCGCGGGCAGCGCACTTTTGATCTTCTTCCGGTCCTGA
- a CDS encoding PQQ-dependent sugar dehydrogenase produces the protein MRWFVFSAATGLLALFGCSTSSDSGSSGFSGEDVALTSSDGTQGPRGNCVGTTPYDAWVADPNLCVYVFATNLGRARQFAFAPNGDLFVNNRDKVTVLWDADRNGASDTNERATFATAAGLNHGLVFGPDGDFVYASSDTTIYRWTYERGDRAAKGPAEIVVKNMPAAGRHNSRTLVFDSEGRLYVNVGSATNTDATPELWATRSQVRRFDLPENIPAGGIDYAKGDIVASGMRNEVGLFIDRRNRLWGVENERDELIDDRFGGDIHTDNPGEEINVVATGDDERARTKFHGYPFCYSEYKLTGGAGLGTQWSDRTLAPEIRKTDAWCRDPREVRPPKFVMQAHWAPLGIVQYTERSLPYRDDFIIAVHGSWNRLPAVGKLLAVARYRNGDIVSVEPIVGAKNASGGLEQGAAGAPRPVDVRQGRDGALYYSDDAGGRIFKVGYRR, from the coding sequence ATGCGATGGTTTGTCTTTTCCGCAGCAACGGGACTTCTGGCGCTCTTCGGGTGCAGCACCTCTTCGGACTCGGGTTCTTCTGGTTTTTCAGGCGAGGACGTAGCGCTCACATCGAGCGACGGAACGCAGGGCCCGCGAGGCAACTGCGTCGGAACGACACCCTATGATGCGTGGGTCGCCGATCCCAACCTCTGCGTCTATGTCTTTGCGACCAATCTGGGGCGCGCACGGCAATTCGCCTTTGCGCCCAATGGCGATCTGTTCGTGAACAACCGCGACAAGGTCACGGTTTTATGGGATGCCGATCGCAATGGTGCGAGCGACACCAACGAACGAGCCACCTTCGCGACGGCGGCGGGGCTCAACCACGGTCTCGTCTTCGGGCCCGATGGCGACTTCGTGTACGCATCGAGCGATACCACCATCTACCGATGGACCTACGAGCGCGGCGACCGCGCGGCCAAGGGCCCGGCGGAGATCGTGGTGAAGAACATGCCCGCGGCGGGCCGTCACAACTCGCGCACCCTCGTCTTCGACTCCGAGGGCCGTCTCTATGTGAACGTGGGCTCCGCCACCAACACCGACGCCACCCCGGAGCTCTGGGCCACGCGATCCCAAGTTCGCCGGTTCGATCTTCCGGAGAACATCCCTGCGGGCGGGATCGACTATGCGAAGGGCGACATCGTCGCCTCGGGGATGCGCAACGAGGTGGGGCTCTTCATCGACCGCCGCAATCGGCTCTGGGGCGTCGAAAATGAGCGCGACGAGCTGATCGACGATCGCTTTGGCGGCGATATCCACACCGACAATCCGGGCGAGGAGATCAACGTGGTCGCCACCGGCGACGACGAGCGCGCGCGCACCAAGTTTCATGGATATCCGTTCTGTTACAGCGAATACAAACTGACGGGCGGCGCAGGGTTGGGGACGCAGTGGTCCGATCGAACCTTGGCCCCCGAGATCCGAAAGACCGACGCGTGGTGCCGCGATCCGCGGGAGGTGCGCCCGCCCAAGTTCGTGATGCAAGCGCACTGGGCGCCGCTCGGCATCGTCCAGTACACGGAACGGTCGCTGCCGTACCGCGACGATTTCATCATCGCCGTGCATGGCTCGTGGAACCGTCTGCCGGCGGTGGGGAAGCTGCTCGCCGTAGCGCGCTACCGGAACGGAGACATCGTGTCGGTGGAGCCCATCGTGGGCGCCAAAAATGCATCCGGCGGCCTCGAACAAGGCGCGGCGGGGGCACCGCGCCCGGTCGATGTTCGACAGGGGCGCGATGGCGCACTGTATTATTCGGATGACGCGGGAGGGCGCATCTTCAAGGTCGGCTACCGCCGGTAG
- a CDS encoding LysR substrate-binding domain-containing protein — MNFDRLRSFVVLAERLHFGAAARLLNLSQPALSNQIRLLEEELGAPLFDRGRHGAALTEVGKIFLEEARGLILHADRVLEIGRRAGRGETGRLSIGFGFSTLTLVPRLLAKFRKRRPEVRIDLREMATHSQLDALREGRIHVGFVRVPAGKEFRQLLVLEDRLMLVVPKSQRKEQRRIDLGDFRGSPFILPQRSLSVSYHDHILRMCSHHGFHPRVIQESHESSTIPALVAAGLGVALVAESQLRTRIEGIVVHALDDEMARWKVGAAWRKSEGSPLTSEFLDILRDELASLGRDPRAKQGAAATYR, encoded by the coding sequence ATGAACTTCGATCGACTGCGCTCCTTCGTCGTCTTGGCCGAGCGCCTTCACTTCGGGGCGGCGGCGCGGCTCTTGAACCTCAGTCAACCGGCGTTGAGCAACCAGATCCGGCTCCTGGAGGAGGAGCTCGGCGCGCCGCTGTTCGATCGGGGCAGGCACGGCGCCGCGCTCACCGAGGTGGGAAAGATCTTCTTGGAGGAGGCGCGCGGGCTGATTTTGCACGCCGACCGGGTCCTCGAGATCGGCCGGCGCGCGGGGCGCGGCGAGACCGGCCGCTTGTCCATCGGCTTCGGGTTCTCCACCCTCACCTTGGTGCCGCGCCTCCTCGCCAAGTTTCGCAAGCGCCGGCCGGAGGTGCGGATCGATCTCCGCGAGATGGCGACGCACTCGCAGCTCGACGCCCTGCGGGAGGGGCGCATCCACGTGGGGTTCGTCCGCGTGCCGGCGGGCAAGGAGTTCCGGCAGCTCTTGGTCCTCGAAGATCGGCTGATGCTCGTGGTCCCGAAGAGCCAGCGCAAGGAGCAGCGGCGCATCGACCTCGGCGACTTCCGCGGCTCGCCCTTCATCTTGCCGCAGAGGAGCCTCTCGGTGAGCTACCACGACCACATTCTTCGCATGTGCAGCCATCATGGCTTTCACCCCCGGGTCATCCAAGAATCGCACGAGAGCAGCACCATCCCGGCCTTGGTGGCCGCCGGCTTGGGGGTGGCCCTGGTCGCCGAATCCCAACTTCGAACGCGCATCGAGGGCATCGTGGTCCATGCGCTCGACGACGAAATGGCGCGCTGGAAGGTGGGCGCGGCCTGGCGAAAGAGCGAAGGAAGTCCGCTGACCTCCGAATTTTTGGACATTCTGCGAGATGAGTTGGCTTCCCTGGGCCGCGATCCGCGCGCGAAGCAGGGCGCCGCCGCAACATATCGGTGA
- a CDS encoding glycoside hydrolase family 16 protein produces the protein MVTGKLLARGLRPLGLVLGLAAAAMAGTVILPVRATAATAANHGYDIVSASSVQFYVQGAPWADLHYQINGDVQQNVRMAPSGGNNTYTVSNVPSGAVVRYFFTIGLDAGGATDTAWSQFTMGSAPPAGNWKVVWEDTFDGSGQPNPSNWNYHVGNGLNPGANTFDGWGNGEWEWYRPENAYLEGGNLVIRADYHDTPTTIAGRQWYQRSARITTQGKRSWTYGRIEARIALPTAVATWPALWMMGTSSDNTYTSNYSAPIGYYDRMASNWSSCGEIDIMEHRNAETVTFQNLFWDTRTGVFPWGNGLNADRSHTYGTGNVAPFHLYSIEWEPNEIRWYVDRETNPNPVHVVGITAANQEEFHKPFYIILNLAIAGQFPGTTPNKADFPLYMRVDHVRVWQRQ, from the coding sequence ATGGTGACGGGCAAGCTTCTCGCGCGCGGACTCCGGCCTCTCGGCTTGGTCCTGGGTTTGGCGGCGGCCGCGATGGCCGGCACGGTCATCTTGCCGGTGCGGGCCACGGCTGCGACGGCGGCCAATCATGGCTACGATATCGTATCGGCCAGCAGCGTTCAATTCTACGTCCAGGGGGCCCCGTGGGCGGATCTGCATTATCAAATCAACGGCGACGTGCAGCAAAACGTCCGAATGGCCCCCAGCGGCGGCAACAACACGTACACGGTCTCCAATGTGCCGTCGGGCGCCGTGGTGCGCTATTTCTTCACCATCGGCCTGGACGCAGGCGGCGCCACCGACACCGCCTGGTCGCAGTTCACCATGGGCTCGGCCCCGCCGGCGGGCAACTGGAAGGTCGTATGGGAGGACACCTTCGACGGGAGCGGTCAGCCCAATCCCTCCAACTGGAACTACCATGTCGGCAACGGGCTCAATCCCGGCGCCAATACCTTCGATGGCTGGGGGAACGGCGAGTGGGAGTGGTACCGTCCCGAAAATGCCTATTTGGAGGGCGGTAACCTGGTCATTCGGGCCGACTACCACGATACCCCTACCACCATCGCCGGCCGGCAGTGGTACCAGCGCTCGGCGCGCATCACCACGCAAGGAAAGCGCTCGTGGACGTATGGCCGCATCGAGGCTCGCATCGCGCTCCCCACCGCGGTGGCCACCTGGCCCGCCTTGTGGATGATGGGGACGTCGTCCGACAACACCTATACGAGCAATTATTCCGCGCCCATCGGCTACTACGACCGTATGGCGTCCAATTGGTCGAGCTGTGGCGAAATCGATATCATGGAGCACCGCAACGCCGAGACGGTGACCTTCCAGAACCTGTTCTGGGATACCCGCACCGGCGTGTTCCCCTGGGGCAATGGGCTCAACGCCGATCGCTCCCACACCTACGGCACCGGAAACGTCGCGCCGTTTCATCTGTACTCGATCGAGTGGGAGCCCAACGAGATCCGCTGGTACGTGGATCGGGAGACCAACCCGAACCCCGTGCACGTGGTGGGCATCACGGCCGCGAACCAAGAGGAGTTCCACAAGCCGTTTTACATCATTCTCAACTTGGCCATCGCGGGGCAGTTCCCGGGAACCACCCCGAACAAGGCCGATTTCCCGCTCTACATGCGGGTCGATCACGTGAGGGTCTGGCAGCGCCAGTAG
- a CDS encoding SRPBCC family protein — protein MRANENENEPAAAREVVITRVFDAPARLLFEAYSKPEHVKRWFGPKGWPITLCEIDFRVGGRFRFGMTGPDGNPETPFGGEYLEIVPNRKIVYDNAFELPGAEKMIVTVTYTEKDGGTILTIHTLFASVAMKNEHVGGGYVQGTNEILDQLAELLPSLRAGASAEGAS, from the coding sequence ATGAGAGCAAACGAAAACGAAAATGAGCCCGCAGCCGCCCGCGAGGTCGTCATCACGCGCGTGTTCGACGCCCCCGCCCGCCTGCTCTTCGAGGCCTACAGCAAGCCGGAGCACGTCAAACGATGGTTCGGCCCCAAAGGCTGGCCCATCACCTTGTGCGAGATCGATTTTCGAGTAGGCGGCCGTTTTCGCTTTGGCATGACGGGGCCCGACGGCAACCCCGAGACACCGTTCGGAGGTGAGTATTTGGAGATCGTTCCGAATCGAAAGATCGTTTACGACAATGCGTTCGAGCTCCCGGGCGCCGAGAAGATGATCGTCACCGTCACCTACACGGAAAAGGACGGAGGGACGATCCTGACCATCCATACGCTGTTTGCGTCGGTGGCCATGAAGAACGAGCACGTGGGCGGCGGCTACGTCCAAGGCACGAACGAGATCCTCGACCAGCTCGCCGAGCTCCTCCCCAGCCTGCGCGCGGGCGCGTCCGCCGAAGGTGCATCGTGA
- a CDS encoding TetR/AcrR family transcriptional regulator yields the protein MTKRKTAEMPRHRRSADEARQRILDAAERRLRETGPGSIRLQEVASDVGISHPAVLHHFGSREGLVRAVVERALERLQADLVADLAAAAEGRPLDGAALFERVFETFEERGHGRLVAWLLLSGYDPFDSDLAREGWAKIAETTHALRVRRRAGGEKPSYKDTRFTIVLSALALFGEAIAGDSTFGMAGFEANARTGRTFRKWFATLLARHLDGEDEPR from the coding sequence ATGACCAAGCGAAAGACCGCCGAAATGCCGCGACACCGCCGAAGCGCCGACGAGGCGCGTCAACGAATCCTCGACGCCGCCGAGCGGCGCTTGCGCGAGACGGGACCGGGGAGCATTCGCCTGCAGGAGGTCGCGTCCGATGTCGGCATTTCCCACCCCGCCGTCCTGCATCACTTCGGCAGCCGCGAGGGCCTGGTGCGCGCGGTGGTCGAGCGCGCTCTCGAGCGGCTGCAGGCGGATCTGGTAGCCGATCTCGCGGCGGCGGCCGAGGGGCGACCGCTCGATGGCGCGGCGCTGTTCGAGCGCGTGTTCGAGACGTTCGAGGAGCGCGGGCACGGGCGGCTGGTCGCGTGGTTGCTGCTGTCGGGCTACGATCCGTTCGACTCCGACCTCGCGCGCGAAGGGTGGGCGAAGATCGCGGAGACCACGCACGCGCTCCGCGTTCGGAGGCGCGCGGGCGGCGAGAAGCCGAGCTACAAGGACACCCGCTTCACCATCGTGCTCTCGGCGCTGGCGCTCTTCGGCGAGGCCATCGCAGGGGACTCGACCTTCGGCATGGCCGGCTTCGAGGCCAACGCGCGGACGGGGCGAACCTTTCGCAAATGGTTCGCGACGTTGCTCGCGCGCCATCTCGACGGCGAAGACGAACCGCGTTGA
- a CDS encoding ferritin-like domain-containing protein — translation MFDSLGSLYLPCLMRSPRGRAFMLHFMARAEEADEAGVFDTLLARVDDPALNKMVRVHRDDETRHAALLRGCLERLGIEPEPVPPELDVVAGIDRHAGGLTTAFVDGRLGVMEAYLLLQVIEERGVKQFPRIAQAMRPFDPESARIIDGITRDEERHVKYAKAISRRYAPDEATLNRVLDRYRAAEARAVVENGRALLSFATRRGLDGSRGLERIFWGAVASLGQVRGGLVRAHA, via the coding sequence ATGTTCGACTCCCTGGGATCGCTCTACCTTCCGTGCTTGATGCGCTCGCCGCGAGGGCGCGCGTTCATGCTTCATTTCATGGCCCGCGCCGAGGAGGCCGACGAGGCGGGGGTGTTCGACACCTTGCTCGCGCGCGTGGACGATCCGGCGCTCAACAAGATGGTGCGCGTGCACCGCGACGATGAGACGCGCCACGCCGCGTTGCTGAGGGGCTGCCTCGAGCGCCTCGGGATCGAGCCGGAGCCGGTGCCGCCGGAGCTCGACGTGGTGGCCGGCATCGATCGTCACGCTGGCGGGCTCACCACCGCGTTCGTGGACGGGCGGCTCGGGGTGATGGAGGCGTATTTGCTCTTGCAAGTCATCGAAGAGCGCGGCGTGAAGCAATTCCCGCGCATCGCCCAGGCGATGCGGCCGTTCGATCCCGAGAGCGCCCGGATCATCGACGGCATCACGCGCGACGAGGAGCGCCACGTCAAGTACGCAAAGGCCATCAGCCGCCGTTACGCGCCGGACGAGGCCACGTTGAACCGGGTGCTCGACCGGTACCGGGCGGCCGAGGCGCGGGCCGTCGTCGAGAACGGCCGCGCGCTGCTCTCCTTTGCCACGCGCCGGGGGCTCGACGGCAGCCGCGGCCTCGAGCGGATTTTCTGGGGCGCCGTCGCGTCGCTCGGGCAGGTGAGGGGAGGTTTGGTCCGCGCCCACGCGTAG
- a CDS encoding DMT family transporter, with the protein MMGYAFLAILNGVIIGTSRALNGQLSIELGPFKASFWNHAIGFAFLTIILFAMGGPVFEGASGGSWAVSGAPGFTYLGGLFGALFVAVNSYVLPRIGAIKTVLLVISGQMITGVLIDAKGGAGLSTLAQLAGVALILLGVYLAKRSSAPPSK; encoded by the coding sequence ATGATGGGATATGCCTTCCTTGCCATTCTCAATGGCGTGATCATCGGCACCAGCCGCGCCCTGAACGGTCAACTGAGCATCGAGCTCGGTCCGTTCAAAGCTTCGTTTTGGAACCACGCCATCGGCTTTGCGTTCCTGACGATCATCCTCTTCGCCATGGGCGGTCCCGTGTTCGAGGGGGCTTCGGGCGGTTCGTGGGCCGTCTCCGGCGCACCCGGTTTTACCTACCTCGGCGGGTTGTTTGGCGCGCTCTTCGTGGCCGTGAACAGCTATGTCCTACCGAGGATCGGGGCCATCAAGACCGTGCTCTTGGTGATCAGCGGGCAGATGATCACGGGCGTGTTGATCGATGCAAAGGGCGGCGCGGGCTTGTCCACCTTGGCCCAGCTCGCCGGGGTCGCGCTGATCCTCTTGGGCGTTTATCTGGCCAAGCGATCGAGCGCGCCGCCCTCCAAATGA
- a CDS encoding HD domain-containing protein translates to MQAIVDFVLELDKLKGVTRKTRPLGLTRPENSAEHSWQIALLAASLEPYAEAPVDMPRVIAMLLVHDIGEIDTGDTIVYAEGGWEERKAAELRAVTRIFGLLPEAQGARFLALWQEFERGETPEARFAHAADRAMPVLLNLANHGQSWRENGISYERVVRRIQPPIQAGCPALWAYLEPKLEEARQKGLFGA, encoded by the coding sequence ATGCAAGCCATCGTCGATTTCGTCCTGGAGCTGGACAAGCTCAAAGGCGTCACCCGCAAAACCCGCCCGCTCGGCCTGACTCGTCCGGAGAACTCGGCCGAGCATAGCTGGCAAATTGCGCTCTTGGCCGCGTCGCTCGAGCCCTATGCCGAAGCGCCGGTGGACATGCCCCGCGTGATCGCGATGCTGCTCGTCCACGACATCGGGGAGATCGATACGGGTGACACCATCGTGTACGCCGAGGGCGGCTGGGAGGAGCGCAAGGCCGCCGAGCTTCGCGCGGTCACGCGCATCTTCGGCCTGCTCCCCGAGGCGCAAGGCGCCCGCTTCTTGGCCCTCTGGCAAGAGTTCGAGCGCGGCGAAACGCCCGAAGCGCGCTTTGCCCACGCGGCCGATCGCGCGATGCCCGTCTTGCTCAACCTGGCCAACCACGGCCAGAGCTGGCGCGAAAACGGGATCAGTTACGAGCGCGTGGTGCGCCGCATCCAGCCTCCCATTCAAGCGGGCTGCCCCGCCTTATGGGCCTATCTCGAGCCCAAGCTGGAAGAGGCGCGGCAAAAGGGCCTCTTCGGCGCGTGA